The Streptomyces sp. NBC_00306 sequence AGCTCCGCGAGGCCGGCCGTGAGAGCAGGCTTGCCCTGCTCCAGCAGCTCACGCCGCGGGCACGTACCCCTGCCGAGGATCGACTGGATCGTCCGCACGCACGAGCCGCAGTCGGTGCCCGCCTTGGAGGCGGAGGCGATCTGACGAGGGGTGCAGGCACCCGCGTCCGCGTGCTCCTTGACCTGCTTCTCGGTGACGCCGAAGCATGAGCATACGTACACGCGGTTCACCTCCAGGCCTGTCGGTCGTCTGCCTCCGATTGCTCGGTGAGGCTAACCTAACCTTACCCGCCGTGGCCAGCCTGGAAAAGCGCTGTGGGGCGCGGATCACATGGATCCGCGCCCCACAGCCGTACGCACAAGATCACTGGTCGCGGTACATCTCCGCGACCAGGAACGCCAGGTCCAGGGACTGGCTGCGGTTGAGTCGCGGGTCGCAGGCCGTCTCGTAGCGCTGGTGCAGATCGTCGACGAAGATCTCGTCGCCGCCGCCCACGCACTCGGTGACGTCGTCACCGGTGAGCTCGACGTGGATGCCGCCCGGGTGCGTGCCCAGGGCCTTGTGGACCTCGAAGAAGCCCTTGACCTCGTCGAGCACGTCGTCGAAGCGCCGGGTCTTGTGGCCGGACGCCGCCTCGAAGGTGTTGCCGTGCATCG is a genomic window containing:
- a CDS encoding (2Fe-2S)-binding protein, which codes for MNRVYVCSCFGVTEKQVKEHADAGACTPRQIASASKAGTDCGSCVRTIQSILGRGTCPRRELLEQGKPALTAGLAELDEAA